The genomic DNA TGGGTCTGGGTCTGTGGGTATAATGCCTTCCTTCCGTTAATGGAGTGTTGGCTGTGTCTCTCCTGTCCTAACGGCGATTCCCGCTAACAATATGCTTAAAGGCTAAACATGTGGCTAACCTGCATTGGATTGTGTGTCTGGTATCAACTTGTCTAAACTCGCTACGGAATGTGTATAACAGTGGCCTATAATTGCAATGTTTCTGGTGTCGTTGCCGCACCCGGAAAGGCGTCCTAAACAGCGCCCCGCGCGGGTCGTGGTGTTTGGAATGCTATAACGTTTGACTATATGGAGTTTGCAACATACCTTCCCCCGGTAAGGTAAAAATATCCTGCTGGAAGTCTGCCACTACTACACACGGCCAAATGGTAAATACGCTACGCAGCACGTGTGTGTCGCCTTCCAATCAGGAAACATCTAACTACATCTCTCTACATAAGACAGAAGGGTTAAAGTCTTCGATTTCTAAGGCGCTATCGTGTGATTTCGAATCGTGTAAAAAGGTACGTTAGTCTCGAAGTTGTGTTGGGTCCTCCTCTTCTACGGCAAAATGCACTTTCTGGCTGTCAAATTTCGTGATCGGCTTTTCGCGGGTCGTGTATGCACCATTAGAGTACTGTGTTATTGTTGGCGACGGCTGGCGGATTGCTACACATGCTGCTGCTTAcactactctctctctctctctctctctctctctctctctctctctctcttccgcGTTCCGCTCTTACTGAGTTCTTAAAAAGCTAGGAAACACGCGTGGTCCCGTCGCACCGGCGCACGCTTACATGTGTCTGGTGTTGCCAAAGTTGATGCCGCTCTGGGTAGCTCCCTTGTTCGAGCCGTACTGCAACGAGATCACGGTCTGGCCCGCCCGCAGCTGCTCGTCACTAAACTGACGCTCGTTCTTGTCCGCCTCCTTCGGTCCGATCGACGGTTTGCCGTACTTGCCCGCCTTACGACCGAGCGACTGGATGCAGATGACGACCGAGTTGAGATTCTGGCGCTCCCACAGATCCACACTCTGGAAGGTTTCCTGCGGCGGTACGCCAAACTTCTTGGCCGCCTCCAGGAACGCGGAGATGTTCTCCATGCACTTGAACGCCATCTTGCTCGTGTTGACCTTCTTCACCGTGCCGGCCTCGATCGCGTTCGCCAGCGTGCACAGGACGGTGCCGTCCTTCAGCACCTCGAAGAAGTTGTCCA from Anopheles stephensi strain Indian chromosome 2, UCI_ANSTEP_V1.0, whole genome shotgun sequence includes the following:
- the LOC118507627 gene encoding myophilin yields the protein MSTHRAPKSGFAAEAQRKINSKYSEELAAECLEWIKEVTGEPINTSGDMDNFFEVLKDGTVLCTLANAIEAGTVKKVNTSKMAFKCMENISAFLEAAKKFGVPPQETFQSVDLWERQNLNSVVICIQSLGRKAGKYGKPSIGPKEADKNERQFSDEQLRAGQTVISLQYGSNKGATQSGINFGNTRHM